The genomic region CTTACTACTCCTTTATTTATTACTTCTGGAATTTGCTCTAGAATTTTAGTATTAACTTCTCTTATAATCATATGGAGACCATAGTCTGACACTACTTTGGGATCGGCATTATTCCTCCACTTCTCGTAAGCACTTAATAAATCTTGGCCTTTTGCAGGAGTTACGAAATCTACAATAGTGGTCACACCTCCAGCTACTGCAGCTCTGCTGCCATAATAGAAGTCGTCAGCCGTAACTTCGCCCATGAAAGGAAATTCCATGTGAGTGTGCCCGTCTATTAAACCTGGCACTAAATACTTTTCACTTAAATCTATTGTCTTATCTGCTTGCTCTTGTATATCTCCTCCTATTTTAGATATTTTACCGTCTTTTATTGCAATATCTCCTTCAAACGGACCTGAAGTAGTGAATGCTTTTACATTTTTTAAGAGCAGATCATACGTCATAGAGGATTTTAACTTTATATATTTTAAAAACGATACTCTCATTAATGTTAAAAAGTTTTTAATGAAAAAGACAAAGATTTTTGGAAATAGTACAAGTATATCGATGTAAGATTTGAGATTGAAAGAATATTTCTTGCTTTTACTTTTGGAAAATAATTAAATGAAATAAAAGTCATATATTTATTTCGTTTAAGTACATGACTTGATATGATAGATCTGTCAGTAAACTTCAACGGCGTAACCTTTCCAAATCCGTTTTTAGTGGGCTCTGGCCCAACTACTGGAAATCCTCAGAAAATAATTTCTGCTATAAGGGCAGGCTGGGGAGGAGTAGTAGTTAAAACCATCGGAGACTCGATAGTCAGGAAAGCAGTAAGGCCAATGTATGGCGCATTTAGGAAAAATAAGGAACTAATTGCATTCGAAAACCTGGAACTAATAACTGAGGATCCTTTAGATGTATGGGATAAATATATGAGAATAATAAAATCTGAAATAGGTAAAAGTAGTCCTATTATAGTAAGTATAATGGGAGGACCTGATTATTCAGAGTGGGTTAAGTTAGCAAGATGGGCAGAAGACAGAGGAGCTGATATGTTAGAATTAAACTTTGGTTGTCCACACGGAGAGCCTGAAAGAAAGACTGGAGCATTTATTGGACAACATGCAGATCTTGTATACAAGTACACTAAGGAGGTCGTATCCTCAGTAGGTATTCCAGTAATAGTTAAACTTACTCCAAATGTTACAGAAATTAGTGAGATAGCAAAAGAGGCAGAAAACGCTGGAGCTAAAGGAGTAACTGCAATAAATACAGTTAATGGTATAATAGGTGTTGATATAGAGAGAGCGCAACCATTACCAGACGTTAACGGTTATTCCGGTTACGGTGGAATTTCCGGACCTGCAATAAAACCAATAGGCTTAGCAGCAGTATCAAAGATTTACTCATCGACCTCCTTACAAATAAGTGGAGTAGGAGGAATTTTTGATTGGAAAGACGCAGTAGAATACATAATGATGGGTTCTACTACAGTTCAGTCAGTTACTTACACTATGATTAAAGGATTTGAATTCATAAGCGAGTGGAAGAAGGAACTTGAATTATTCATGGAAA from Acidianus ambivalens harbors:
- the preA gene encoding NAD-dependent dihydropyrimidine dehydrogenase subunit PreA, yielding MIDLSVNFNGVTFPNPFLVGSGPTTGNPQKIISAIRAGWGGVVVKTIGDSIVRKAVRPMYGAFRKNKELIAFENLELITEDPLDVWDKYMRIIKSEIGKSSPIIVSIMGGPDYSEWVKLARWAEDRGADMLELNFGCPHGEPERKTGAFIGQHADLVYKYTKEVVSSVGIPVIVKLTPNVTEISEIAKEAENAGAKGVTAINTVNGIIGVDIERAQPLPDVNGYSGYGGISGPAIKPIGLAAVSKIYSSTSLQISGVGGIFDWKDAVEYIMMGSTTVQSVTYTMIKGFEFISEWKKELELFMERKGYKAIEDMVGLAAKKIRPYEFLEKVTKRRTNVDEEMNIVRGEIYG